The following proteins come from a genomic window of Anabas testudineus chromosome 3, fAnaTes1.2, whole genome shotgun sequence:
- the ss18l2 gene encoding SS18-like protein 2, producing MSIVFVPKKLRGKAKINQETIQRLLDENDQLIRCITEYMQKGRAVECVQYQQILHRNIVYLATIADASPDSMPLSSNSAASGTASISTLNGHGGT from the exons atGTCGATTGTTTTTGTTCCAAAGAAGCTACGAGGAAAGGCAAAAATCAACCAGGAAACAATCCAAAGG CTGCTTGATGAAAACGACCAGTTAATAAGATGCATCACTGAATACATGCAGAAGGGACGAGCAGTGGAGTGTGTACA ATATCAACAGATCCTGCACCGCAACATCGTCTATCTGGCCACCATAGCCGATGCCAGCCCTGACAGCATGCCCCTCTCATCAAAT tctgcaGCCAGTGGAACAGCCTCAATATCAACTCTGAATGGCCATGGAGGGACGTGA